In Planococcus sp. MB-3u-03, the DNA window CATAAAAAAGCCCTGGAGCTTCGATCGAAGCTTCAGGGCTTGGGATTATTCGTTTTCAGTAGAAGGACGGTTTTTGAACTGTTGCATTTTGCTGTCCAGATCGTCGACCATGGCAATCAGCCGGTCAATATCTTCAAGCTCCGTGCTTTCCGGTTCGATGGCATCTAACACATCGAGGAACATGCTGAGCCTTTGTTTCATATAACTTACTTGCTGTTCCTTATCTGTAATGGATTTTCCCATTGATTCCACCTCGTTTCCATTGTATATAGTAGCTGATAACTAAAGGAATATCAATAGGACAGAAAAATGCAGAAATAACGAAAATCATTAATTGAATATTTACACTATTCAATTAATGTGATATAGTGACATCAATCCTTTACGAGGGGAGGACAAGACGGATCACCGAACCATAAAAGAACGCGATAGGAAAGAGGAGGCGATTCGAGCATTTGGGTGGCTTCACCGACAGTGCGATTATGGAAACGAACTGTAAACATAAAACATAAAGGCTCAGCCCGCAATCTGCTATGCAGAAACGGACTGAGCCTTTTATGCGTTTAAATCAATTCGTATGTCTCTACAATTTCAATTGTATCTTCGACAGAACGGACCATCGAGCAGTTTTACGCGTCAATTCCATCACGCGCGGCATTTTCGATTCGTTGATATCGCCTTTGATGCGGAAATGCAGATGGACTTTTGAAACGCGGTCCGCTTCTTCGGCGATGCGGACGATTTCCTTCACTTCCACTTCGATGTCTTCTGCCGGCATCCGTTGCTTGTCCAGTACTTTGCGGATAATTCCTGCGCTGCAGATGGCCAGTGAAGAGACCAGCAATTGATAAGGGCGGAACCCGTATTCTTCATTGGTCGATACGTGGAGCTCGCCAAAGGCAAATGCCCGGTAAATCCGTGTTCATTCATGGAAAATTTCATTTTGTATCTCCTCCTTATGTTAAAATTGTAGCGGAAACTTCCAAAAATAGAAAAGAACGTGCTCGTTCGGGGAGGCATTATGAAATATTTCTTATCAAGCGAACGCGCCCGCTTTTGGATTTTGGTCGCCATTGTGTCGATATCAGGGTTTTCGCAAGGCATGTTATTGCCGCTGATTGCCGTCATTTTTGAACAGGACGGCGTGTCGTCTGCACTAAACGGCCTCAGTGCGACTGGCTTATACATAGGCATTATCGCTGTC includes these proteins:
- a CDS encoding SE1561 family protein, whose protein sequence is MGKSITDKEQQVSYMKQRLSMFLDVLDAIEPESTELEDIDRLIAMVDDLDSKMQQFKNRPSTENE